A genomic region of Acidobacteriota bacterium contains the following coding sequences:
- a CDS encoding FecR domain-containing protein gives MKQRISYATVGLLLSLMLAVSGTASAQHLISSKAGFVNRADGIVHVLRHDSEDGKAGRASLGTQLRDGDQLSTDANSRAEILLNPGSYLRLDENTEVKAINTSFSETRFELLKGSAIVEIGQIDKKAPIEVLTPNGPLSITKESTLLRIDAKTAATWVAVRQGEAYLGLRDVALADQANAKIKRGKLVRLTGGNEKPELAKVDKDAIDSFDAWSFNRAQTLVAANLSSLRQNSLLSGGWFYNAFYGCYTFVPYRGFLTSPYGFGFYRNWADCYWYNPFYGGYPYYYPNGNNNNNGGGVVAGGLPARVVTGNDREPIRREIPSNRGIDNGFGRSAESRGIDSGGFGSRSVSTSAPSTITSAPAATISAPAPERSSSSGGGTMPTRGNN, from the coding sequence ATGAAACAAAGAATCTCTTATGCCACGGTTGGTTTGCTGCTCAGCTTAATGCTGGCCGTATCTGGCACTGCCAGTGCACAACACCTGATTTCCAGTAAAGCAGGATTCGTCAATCGCGCCGATGGCATCGTGCACGTTTTGCGGCACGATAGCGAAGACGGCAAGGCCGGGCGCGCATCTCTGGGCACACAGTTGCGCGATGGCGACCAACTGAGCACCGACGCCAATAGCCGCGCTGAAATCCTGCTCAACCCCGGTTCGTATTTACGACTGGATGAAAACACTGAAGTGAAGGCCATCAACACTAGCTTCAGCGAAACGCGCTTTGAGTTGCTCAAAGGCTCGGCCATCGTTGAGATCGGTCAAATTGACAAGAAAGCGCCGATTGAAGTGCTGACACCCAATGGCCCGCTTTCCATCACCAAGGAATCCACGCTGCTTCGCATTGACGCGAAAACGGCGGCGACCTGGGTGGCCGTGCGGCAGGGCGAAGCGTATTTGGGCTTGCGCGACGTTGCGCTAGCCGATCAAGCCAACGCAAAGATCAAGCGCGGCAAACTCGTGCGTCTGACGGGCGGCAATGAGAAACCCGAACTCGCCAAAGTGGACAAAGACGCGATAGATAGCTTCGACGCCTGGAGCTTCAACCGCGCCCAAACGCTGGTGGCCGCGAATCTGTCATCGTTGCGGCAGAATAGCCTGTTGTCAGGCGGCTGGTTTTATAACGCGTTTTACGGCTGCTACACCTTTGTGCCGTATCGCGGCTTCCTGACCTCGCCCTACGGCTTCGGCTTTTATCGCAATTGGGCGGATTGCTATTGGTACAATCCGTTCTACGGCGGCTATCCTTACTACTATCCAAATGGAAACAATAACAACAATGGTGGCGGCGTAGTCGCTGGCGGGTTGCCCGCGCGGGTCGTGACTGGGAATGATCGCGAACCGATTCGTCGCGAAATCCCGTCCAACCGCGGCATTGATAACGGCTTTGGCCGTAGCGCCGAAAGCCGCGGCATTGACAGCGGCGGCTTTGGTTCGCGCAGCGTTTCAACTTCCGCGCCTTCGACGATTACCAGCGCTCCGGCGGCCACGATTTCCGCGCCGGCACCGGAACGTTCGAGCAGCAGTGGCGGTGGCACAATGCCAACGCGGGGCAACAACTAA